From a region of the Parus major isolate Abel chromosome 6, Parus_major1.1, whole genome shotgun sequence genome:
- the ATP5MD gene encoding ATP synthase membrane subunit DAPIT, mitochondrial produces MAGHDSGSQHQFTGFQKYFNSYTIIGRRNYVIATYTGVALLVLYFKFRPKKQTPAVTDK; encoded by the exons ATGGCTGGCCATGACTCGGGATCTCAACACCAGTTCACTGGATTTCAGAAGTACTTCAATTCCTATACCATCATAGGCAGGAGAAAT tatGTAATAGCAACGTACACAGGTGTTGCACTCCTTGTCTTGTATTTCAAGTTTAGGCCCAAGAAGCAAACTCCTGCTGTGACAGATAAGTAA
- the TAF5 gene encoding transcription initiation factor TFIID subunit 5, whose amino-acid sequence MAALHEEPAEVAAVQPDPEAGTPPPPPAVPPAAAPAAAPAAAAEGEAAGASGDAAPPKPAAPGPAASPAALDRQTLVAVLQFLRRSNLRESEEILRREARLLGDDLGAVALSPASAGLLGGSGSDADSGEALLGRGTSAAAVAIGGNVATVATSSPGVAAVAAVPPGKVGGAVVVEDQPDVSAVLSAYNQQGDPTLYEEYYSGLKHFIECSLDCHRAELSQLFYPLFVHMYLELVYNQHESEAKSFFERFHGDQECYYQDDLRVLSSLTKKEHMKGNETMLDFRTSKFVLRISRDSYQLLKRHLQEKQNNQIWNIVQEHLYIDIFDGMPRSKQQIDAMVGSLAGEAKREANKAKVFFGLLKEPEFDVPLDDEDEEGENEEGKPKKKKPKKDNVGSKSKKQDPNAPPQNRIPLPELKDSDKLDKVMNMKEAARRVRLGPECLPSICFYTFLNAYQGLTAVDITDDSSMIVGGFADSTVRVWSVTPKKLRSVKTAADLSLIDKESDDVLERIMDEKTASELKILYGHSGPVYGTSFSPDRNYLLSCSEDGTVRLWSLQTFTCLVGYKGHNYPVWDTQFSPYGYYFVSGGHDRVARLWATDHYQPLRIFAGHLADVTCTRFHPNSNYIATGSADRTIRLWDVLNGNCVRIFTGHKGPIHSLAFSPNGRFLATGATDGRVLLWDIGHGLMVGELKGHTDTIYALRFSRDGEILASGSMDNTVRLWDAVKAFEDLETDDFTTATGHINLPENSQDLLLGTYMTKSTPVVHLHFTRRNLLLAAGAYSSQ is encoded by the exons ATGGCGGCGCTGCATGAGGAGCCGGCAGAAGTGGCGGCGGTGCAGCCGGACCCCGAGGCGGGgacgccgccgccgccgcccgcggtgcctcccgccgccgctcccgccgccgccccggccgCCGCGGCGGAAGGAGAGGCTGCGGGAGCCAGTGGGGATGCTGCACCCCCGAAGCCCGCGGCGCCGGGCCCGGCCGCCTCCCCGGCGGCGTTGGACCGGCAGACGCTTGTGGCCGTACTGCAGTTCCTGCGGCGCAGCAACCTCCGCGAGTCCGAGGAGATCCTACGTCGCGAAGCCCGCTTGCTCGGCGACGACCTGGGTGCTGTCGCCCTCAGCCCCGCCAGCGCCGGGCTCCTGGGGGGCTCCGGCAGCGATGCGGACTCCGGCGAGGCGCTGCTCGGCCGGGGCACCAGCGCTGCCGCCGTCGCCATAGGGGGAAACGTCGCCACTGTCGCTACTTCCAGCCCCGGCGTGGCTGCAGTTGCCGCCGTGCCGCCGGGGAAAG TCGGAGGCGCGGTGGTTGTGGAGGATCAGCCAGACGTGAGCGCGGTGCTGTCAGCCTACAACCAGCAAGGAGACCCGACGCTGTATGAGGAGTACTACAGCGGATTGAAACACTTCATCGAGTGCTCCCTGGACTGTCATCGGGCAGAATTGTCTCAGCTCTTTTATCCTCTCTTTGTGCACATGTATTTGGAATTGGTCTACAATCAACATGAGAGTGAGGCAAAGTCTTTTTTTGaaag ATTTCATGGGGATCAGGAGTGCTATTACCAGGATGACCTGCGTGTATTGTCGAGCTTAACCAAAAAGGAACACATGAAAGGTAACGAGACCATGCTGGATTTCCGAACAAGCAAGTTTGTGCTGCGCATTTCCCGTGACTCTTACCAACTCCTGAAGAGGCatcttcaggaaaagcagaacaatCAGATCTGGAACATTGTTCAGGAGCATCTTTACATTGACATCTTTGATGGAATGCCTCGCAGTAAACAACAGATAGATGCTATGGTTGGAAGCTTGGCTGGTGAGGCAAAACGAGAGGCTAATAAAGCAAAG GTTTTCTTTGGCTTGTTGAAAGAACCAGAGTTTGATGTGCCTTtggatgatgaagatgaagaaggagaaaatgaggaaggaaagccaaagaagaaaaaacctaAGAAAGATAATGTAGGgtcaaaaagtaaaaaacaggATCCTAACGCTCCTCCCCAAAACAG AATTCCTCTGCCAGAACTGAAAGACTCTGACAAGCTGGATAAAGTAATGAATATGAAGGAAGCTGCAAGACGAGTGCGTCTTGGACCAGAGTGCCTGCCCTCCATCTGTTTCTACACATTCCTTAATGCTTATCAG GGTCTAACTGCAGTGGATATTACAGATGACTCCAGCATGATTGTAGGAGGCTTTGCTGACTCCACTGTCAGAGTGTGGTCTGTGACTCCAAAAAAGCTACGTAGTGTGAAAACAGCTGCAG ACCTCAGTCTCATTGACAAAGAATCAGATGATGTCTTGGAGAGGATCATGGATGAGAAAACAGCAAGTGAGTTGAAGATTTTGTATGGTCACAGTGGACCTGTCTATGGCACCAGCTTCAGTCCTGATAG GAATTATCTATTGTCTTGTTCTGAGGATGGCACCGTGAGATTGTGGAGTCTCCAAACATTCACATGTTTGGTGGGATATAAAGGACACAACTATCCTGTTTGGGATACACAGTTCTCTCCTTATGGCTATTACTTTGTTTCTGGGGGACATGACAGAGTGGCTCG tctgtgggCAACAGATCACTACCAGCCATTACGGATCTTTGCTGGCCATCTTGCAGATGTGACATGTACCCGATTTCATCCAAACTCCAACTATATTGCTACAGGCTCAGCAGACAGGACTATAAGGCTCTGGGATGTTTTGAATGGGAATTGTGTAAGAATATTCACTGGACATAAG GGACCAATTCATTCATTGGCATTTTCTCCTAATGGACGATTCCTGGCTACTGGAGCAACAGATGGAAGAGTTCTGCTGTGGGATATTGGACATGGCTTGATGGTTGGCGAATTGAAAGGGCACACTGACACTATCTACGCCCTCAGATTCAGTAGGGATGGGGAGATTTTAGCATCAG gttCAATGGATAACACAGTTCGTCTGTGGGATGCTGTGAAGGCTTTTGAAGACTTAGAAACCGATGACTTCACTACAGCCACTGGACACATAAATTTGCCTGAAAACTCACAGGACTTGTTACTGGGCACATACATGACCAAATCAACCCCGGTTGTTCATCTCCATTTCACACGCAGGAACCTGCTGCTGGCTGCGGGAGCCTACAGCTCACAGTAG